In Lolium rigidum isolate FL_2022 chromosome 3, APGP_CSIRO_Lrig_0.1, whole genome shotgun sequence, the genomic window GAACATCTGGAAGGTTTTGCTTGGCAGTTGGTGTCTTGAACAAACGCATGATCAGAACTTGTAAAAACCCCATCAAGGCAACGCACAGGCACAGCACCTTGCTCCTAGCTCTCGATCACTCACCCGGCCCCTGCCCTCACTCTAGTTTCGTTTTCCAAGATGGGCTGTAGCAGTACTACCACTACCAGCTGCAGCGTGGCCGGGGCTCTCTTGCTGCTGGCGCTGCTAGGAGGAGCCAGCGGTGAGCTGCAGGTCGGCTTCTACTCAGAGTCGTGCCCCAGCGCCGAGTCCACCGTCGCGTCCGTCGTCCGGGGCttctccgcctccgactccaccaTCCTCCCATCACTCCTCGCCTTCCAGTTCCACGATGCGTCAGTGCTGCTGATCAAGGGCGGGAGCAACAAGGCGGACTTGGACAACGCCAAGCACCAGGGGCTGCGTGGGATGGACGTGATCGACAGCGCCAAGGCGCAGCTCGAGGCGCAGTGCCCAGGCGTcgtctcctgcgccgacatcGTCATCCTCGCCACGCGCGACGCCGTCGCCTTCGTAAGCACATATAAATAATACATCAACATCCTGCTTGCACGGAGTCTGGAAACTGATCTCGATTTCATTTGCACCGTGTTGCTGCACGCAGACGGGAGGGCCGTCGTTCGACGTGCCGACTGGTCGCCGCGATGGCAAGGTGTCCAACCTGCGCGACGGCGACGCGCTGCCGGACGTGCACGACTCCGCCCAGGTCCTCCGCTCCAAGTTCGCCGCCAGCGGCCTCGACGGTAAGGACCTTGCCCTCCTTAGCTGTGAGCCAAACACAACATATTACCAAACCTCTCTACGCGCGACCATGGTGGTTGGTAATTTGAGCTCAGCTAATTAACACGTACACCTTTTTCTTATGTGAATTGCAGCGGCGCACACGGTGTGCACGACGGCGTGCTTCTTCACGCAGGACCGCCTCTACAACTTCCCGCTGCCGGGCGGCGGGCGCGGCTCGGACCCGTCCATCCCTGCCGGCTGTTataatcgagatgcacaataaacgaagaacgaaaagtaaaacactgcagaggacacgagattttaacgtggaaaacccttgcaacacacaagggaaaaaccacgggcgccagccaacaaaacttcactattttggTGATGTTtacaaacttcactatttcggcccaagcctaccggcgacgggcctcgctccgctcgtcagaagttagcctcttcttggaatttgatcacaatataacaaactccaccttgagacaaattccttgtagcatgaacttcaacaatcacctgaatcaacaaagaaaacacttgctggcgccaatagccacttgggctaaacagttataccaaccaagtttGAGcaaagtgttagagatatattccgtgtgcagtttaggtagtctaggatagagatagatctcgTGTCTTgttttgcactccaagatgatccctgtacgcctatatatactcgcccatgaggctcaataacatatccaacatattccgcatatctctctccctctctatcgttctacatggtatcagccgcaagttcctgacctagccgccgcacagcttccgcgccgcgccgcccccggggaggtctctccatggcctactccgggggccgcgcaacccgtaagagggttcgtccgccgatccgttgatccgctgccctcgagtcgttttttttttcaatccgtagattggttttctttttgcgccgccggtcgctcgaccggcgttttcttttttttggttttgccgatcatagatcggattgagtcgcccacggccgtcgtcatcacgcgcctctactccaacctcggcgtcgactgcatcggccatcttcatcaacagcgcggcacggccgcacgcgtcacacacgggacgcctacgtgcgacgcagcaggctgtctcgcccgcgcggtctccatcgctggtccgtcttcaccgtcatcgcccgggacatcaccgacaacgtcgccaacgactccaatctgcggcacgtcgtccacgccatggcgcgtacaacgccgccgtcggtctgatcaaccgatcgcgcgcacgtctccgccaagtacgtccccgagcacgcgcctaccaccgatcgagctacgagctgccgctgcgtcgccccttcgggccgcagcgccgccgcctttggtccatgctaccGGCCTCCGATGCGCCTTCCAAGGCGTGTACGTTGCTggtggcctcccgccgctgcatcgactcgcgccctgcagctacgccggcccctcgggccgAGACGTCACCGCACGCAGTCTACTTCGCCGTCCCCGCGCACCGACGTTCCAGGCTACTTCCGCGTCGCCCCATCGGCGCAGGTCGCCACCGTCAGCGCAAGGTCTACATCAAGCCGCCGGGTTCCTCCTCACCAACTTCGAGTACCGCCGCCGCACCTTCACAGGTACCCTGCATGACCACTCTGGTCGTCGCAGGCCTCGCCGACCACCTCTACAGTCTAGGCATCCAGCATGGTCACTCCTGGTCACCGCTGGTTTCGCCGCCTTCTATGTCTCCGTCCACCATGACCTCGCGGTCCATGATGGTCCCTTCCCACGCACGCCCGGTATTGGCAACACCGACGCGTGCCTTCTTCCCCGACGCGTCCCCGAGCCTGGCAAACTCGGGCTagcgcctcgtcttcatcggcttcgacaacgtcttcatcggcatcgactcttctacgactgcctcgaccgcgtcgccgacttcgtctttgcgtactcggttctggcaaaaccggagtatgccttcgtccccgacgtgcgcctagttctggcaaaactagggcagcacctcgtcctcgacggctcagactgcatcgacttcggcatcgaccatctccacgaccgcctcgacgcgtctccgtcactctcctcgcgcactatgcgcttgcggcttcatgtgcggctacctcgacaccggcacccgaccacgacatcgaccacggcatccctcgcgcggctaccccgaCCAAGGTTGCATCGCCCAACGCTCTCGgctccctcgacatcggcacaagggctaccacctcgcctcgcgcctcaccagcttcctctacagtccaagcatccgcgacgcaactccgtccacgacgctcccgctgtgactgcgggggagtgtcagccttctggggtccacttcggtttatctccagtctgaccgtccgcgacgctactgttgttcacgtcgctcccgctacgactgcgggggagtgttagagatatattccgtgtgcagtttaggtagtctaggatagagatagatctcgTGTCTTgttttgcactccaagatgatccctgtacgcctatatatactcgcccatgaggc contains:
- the LOC124697259 gene encoding peroxidase 43-like, whose protein sequence is MGCSSTTTTSCSVAGALLLLALLGGASGELQVGFYSESCPSAESTVASVVRGFSASDSTILPSLLAFQFHDASVLLIKGGSNKADLDNAKHQGLRGMDVIDSAKAQLEAQCPGVVSCADIVILATRDAVAFTGGPSFDVPTGRRDGKVSNLRDGDALPDVHDSAQVLRSKFAASGLDGKDLALLSSAHTVCTTACFFTQDRLYNFPLPGGGRGSDPSIPAGCYNRDAQ